ATTCGCGCAACATCAGTAGGCATAAACGTTTTCCCAGTACTGTCAGCATAGATCGTTGTATAGAGGATTGCCGATTTAGGCGGAACTGCACTGACCCTTTTCAGCATGACGTCTAACGGCAAATCACTTATGGACTCTATATTCAGCCTATCTTTGAATGATCGCAACTCGGCGAGCACCCGTCCTTCAAATCGTCTATCCAGGCCGCTGCTGCCCGCGACAACAAAAATATTTTTCGTGTCAGGCTGGAGATTCAGCATCTGTGACACGGTCGAGAACACATCGGTCGAGAAGGGTAATACAATTACACGGCGCTTTGAATCGAAGTGCTGGCCCGAGGGGGAACCCAGGATCGAAATGACCGGGACATTCGACAGAATATCCTTGGCATCGTCGAGCAGGAAATCGATAGCTTCAGTGTGCAAGGCGAAAATCAGGTCAATATTGCGGGTCTTGAATTCTGCTCGAAACCGCTCAAGGAGGCGCTTTCGATATTCCTTGCCGGGGTTACGAGCCAGATCCATAAACTCGAAATAGAGATTGTTGAAATCGAGCCCTGCAGCAACAAACGCTTCCACAAGTGCCGCGTCTATGATCTTGTACGCGGGTTGTGCATACGCAAACGAGTGCAAAACCAGAACCTTTTTTGAGGCGAGATCACGTGCGGCCTGAGCACCGCTTGCTACAGACGCCGGCGCATTTGCGCTCCCGTCGCCGCGGTCCGGGCGAGACTGCGCATGAGCATGAACCGGCAGGGCGAGAAGTACCAGTATCACTATCAGAAAACGGAGCAGCATACGCTCTCAGTGCTATTCTCTTTCATCCAGCTTCCTTGTGTCAACTACGAAGATAGATGCCCAGGGGGTCTATCTAACGAGCACGGCGACCGGGTACCCACGAAGTGGGTGGAGGCGACGCGAGCCCCAGTGATAGATTATGTTGGTGAGCCTTAACTAAGGGTATTCAAAGAAGCGGGCTGAGCGCCACGTGTATCTTAGCGCGCACTTCTTCTTTGGCCGCACGGTTCCACTTCTTTGCAGCGTTCGCTGAACCGTAAATGTTTCCGAGATAGAAGGGAATTCCTATGCCCCCTACTATCGCAGCCACAGGGTAATTCTCCTCGTTGATGCCTATCACGGTGCCCGCTATAAAGAGCCCGTTGATCAAGAACGCTGTGGCACCATCCCCGTAATGACCTGCATACATGTATCCCGATCCGGGGATGATGGCTGACATGACTCCCGCAAGGACCGGTGACTTTTGCGGAAGATCCCGATACTGATCGATCAGCGCCAACGCCTCTTGTACTTTATCCAGGAGAGGATGCTCAGGATAGAGCTCAATAAACCGTTCCAAGTCCTGACGGCTTGCAAGGGCATTATCTTCATCCAGGGCTACGAGTGAACTCGCCGCCAATGCACGGGGAGCATACTCAGATTCAGGTTGTGTATCTACAAGCGCTTTGAACGTGTCTCGCGCTTTCTTGTGCTGCTTCGCCTTCCAGTAACTGAAAGCTTCCAGAAAGAATGCCTCGTTTGCGTTGCTGCTACCAGGATATTTCTC
The Syntrophorhabdales bacterium genome window above contains:
- a CDS encoding tetratricopeptide repeat protein, which encodes MTRPSRSFSSAVLFLSLAVFLTLPAHAEEKSIVLTEDVELKIADTFMAEGEYYRAITEYKKFLILFPDSERADYALFKIGNAYYKGEEYASAARTLSSLREKYPGSSNANEAFFLEAFSYWKAKQHKKARDTFKALVDTQPESEYAPRALAASSLVALDEDNALASRQDLERFIELYPEHPLLDKVQEALALIDQYRDLPQKSPVLAGVMSAIIPGSGYMYAGHYGDGATAFLINGLFIAGTVIGINEENYPVAAIVGGIGIPFYLGNIYGSANAAKKWNRAAKEEVRAKIHVALSPLL